The genomic window GGCGAGGGCAGGTACGAGGGCCTTCCTAGCCATCCACAGCCTCAGGGACTCCTTAGGGTCGTCGGTCCACGAGAAATCCCTCGCCCCCACCCTGTTAGCTACCTCCCTAGCTATCCTCATCTCCTCCTCCACGCTGCGCTTAGTGCCGTCTAGCTCCATGACTATGAAGCCCTCCCTGCTAGGTAGGCCGAGCTTGAAGACCTCGTTGACGACGCTTAGGCACACCTTGTCCATGAGCTCCATGGCCGCCGGCCTTACACCAGACAGCAGCATCTCTGTGACTGCTCTACCTGCGAGGCCTAGGTCGTCGAAGTACATGGTTATCGTCACCTTGTACGGCGGTATCGGTGCCAGCTTAACCATTACCTCAGTGACTACGCCCAGCGTACCCTCCGACCCTATGAATAGCTGAGTAAGGTCGTAGCCAGCTGAGTGCTTAACCACTGGCCACCCGGTCCTCACTACTTCACCGTTCGCCAGCACTACCTCTAAGCCTAGCACCCAGTTCCTGGTCGTACCGTACTTAGCAGCCCTAACCCCGCTGGCGTTAGTCCCCACCATTCCGCCTATGGTGCAAGCGGGCGAGCTGCCTGGATCGGGGGGGAAGAAGAGCCCGTACTTAGCGAGCTCGGCGTTGAACCTATCCAAGATCACCCCGGGCTCGACGACGGCTACTAGGTCCTTGTCGCTGACCTCCTTGATGGAGTTCATCTTAGTGAAGTCTACTACCACCCCTCCCCTCCTAGGCAAGATTGCGCCAGTTACGCTAGTACCTGCCCCGCGGGGGATGATCGGCACCTTGTTTTCGTTAGCGTACTTGACGATCTCAACGACCTCGTCGCGGCTCTTAGGGAACACTACCGCGTCGGGTGTATAGGTGAAGGGGGACATGTCGCTCGAGTAGCATAGCAACGAGACCCTGTCGGCCACGACCCTGTCTTCCCCGGCCACCTTCCTAAGGAAGTCTAATACGCTTACCATTTAGTACCTCCGAGACTTAGCCACCTCCAAGCTATATATGTATATTTGCGC from Candidatus Nezhaarchaeota archaeon includes these protein-coding regions:
- a CDS encoding FAD-binding protein; the encoded protein is MVSVLDFLRKVAGEDRVVADRVSLLCYSSDMSPFTYTPDAVVFPKSRDEVVEIVKYANENKVPIIPRGAGTSVTGAILPRRGGVVVDFTKMNSIKEVSDKDLVAVVEPGVILDRFNAELAKYGLFFPPDPGSSPACTIGGMVGTNASGVRAAKYGTTRNWVLGLEVVLANGEVVRTGWPVVKHSAGYDLTQLFIGSEGTLGVVTEVMVKLAPIPPYKVTITMYFDDLGLAGRAVTEMLLSGVRPAAMELMDKVCLSVVNEVFKLGLPSREGFIVMELDGTKRSVEEEMRIAREVANRVGARDFSWTDDPKESLRLWMARKALVPALARVKEGHVLIPLAEDPSFPISEIEGAIRDFQAMGSKYGLITATFGHAADGNLHPVMIIDPADPEQWNKMLKMEEEIYGIAARRRGSLTAEHGIGLAKSPFARRSLGRGLDLMRWVKRSFDPNNIMNPGKLGLDVESRDDPGNLFYAYLSRLRGEFQALKRAYEAIRCFRCGFCRAVCPTFEYYAVESRGARGRVLLSYYFLAGHVEPSEDLMQVYDLCTVCGHCVQACPPGVKIVDIIEQMRRDLATRGFINPTFKALGENVMKHGNIYGLDNSAREELARELRGG